From the Solibacillus sp. FSL R5-0449 genome, one window contains:
- a CDS encoding YwbE family protein gives MNGKNRSDVYPGLEVDIVLKQDQRTGKTTRGIVKDLLTNSSSHPHGIKVRLTDGQIGRVCQTYPK, from the coding sequence ATGAACGGCAAAAACCGAAGCGATGTCTATCCAGGCTTGGAAGTGGATATCGTACTAAAACAAGACCAGCGTACAGGCAAAACAACACGCGGTATCGTAAAAGACTTACTGACAAACAGCAGCTCCCACCCACATGGCATTAAAGTAAGACTGACTGATGGACAAATCGGACGTGTGTGTCAGACTTATCCGAAGTAA
- a CDS encoding dipeptidase, translated as MSFPVIDLHCDALWRMQQDGHRFNDGLLDVNADKLRAGNVMAQAFAIFVYPTLTLEEKRAAALKQIVHFQQEVLSEQVVHIKKWTDFEKLQPGQTGAFLTIEGVDFFGGDIDFWHQFRELGVLSIGLTWNHSNEAADGLHSTSQIGVTPFGKEIIKLNNEHRLFTDVTHLHERSFRDVIEHADYVIASHSNAMAVCNHERNLNDAQIKAMIEKNVPIHVVYYPEFINGTNTASMTDLIRHIDYICSLGGKHLIGLGSDFDGIDAKIPHLEHSGMHQNFVNELLKYYSEQDVRGFAYANFLKHLPK; from the coding sequence ATGAGTTTTCCAGTAATTGACCTACATTGTGATGCATTGTGGCGTATGCAGCAGGACGGCCACCGGTTTAACGATGGTCTGCTTGATGTAAATGCAGATAAGCTTCGGGCAGGAAATGTAATGGCACAGGCATTTGCGATTTTTGTTTACCCAACGTTAACATTGGAGGAAAAACGGGCCGCTGCTTTGAAACAAATTGTACATTTCCAGCAGGAAGTGCTAAGTGAACAAGTTGTGCACATTAAAAAGTGGACGGATTTCGAGAAACTTCAGCCAGGACAAACCGGCGCTTTTTTAACGATTGAAGGCGTCGATTTTTTTGGAGGCGATATTGATTTTTGGCATCAATTCCGTGAGCTTGGCGTGTTGTCGATCGGGCTTACATGGAATCATTCAAACGAAGCTGCAGACGGTTTACATAGTACATCACAGATTGGCGTTACACCGTTTGGCAAAGAAATTATTAAGCTGAATAATGAGCACCGGCTGTTCACCGATGTCACCCACCTGCATGAACGAAGCTTTCGGGATGTCATCGAGCATGCCGATTATGTAATTGCTTCTCATTCAAATGCCATGGCTGTTTGCAACCATGAGCGCAATTTGAACGATGCACAAATTAAAGCGATGATAGAAAAAAATGTGCCGATTCATGTTGTGTACTACCCTGAATTTATAAACGGTACAAACACAGCAAGCATGACAGACTTGATTCGTCATATTGACTATATTTGCTCGCTTGGCGGGAAGCATTTGATTGGTCTTGGATCCGATTTTGATGGAATCGATGCGAAGATTCCCCACCTTGAACATTCCGGAATGCATCAAAATTTCGTTAATGAGCTGTTAAAGTATTACAGTGAACAGGACGTGCGTGGTTTTGCATATGCGAATTTCTTGAAGCATTTGCCGAAATAG
- a CDS encoding ABC transporter ATP-binding protein, producing MLARFFTYYKPHKRLFIIDFSCAVFVAVLELLFPMAVQWFIDDLLPTNDWGMITKISALLLLTYILSTAMNFVVNYLGHKLGVNIETDMRQQLFNHVQRQPYTFFDNMKTGHLMSRITNDLFDIGEFAHHGPEDLFIAMMTFIGAFTIMFNINATLATIILIFVPFLIAVMYWSNRRMKKGWSVMYSEIANVNGRVEDSFSGIRVVKSFTNEEFETNRFKDQNALFRKAKIYAYKVMAGTHSSIYFLTRLLTLLVLVVGAWLSFNDNLSAGEFASFILFTNVLIRPIDKISALLEMYPKGMAGFKRFCDLLDQEPTIVDRPNAIDVDHLNGDIEFKNVDFKYADSKQVLNNLSFKVEAGKTVAFVGPSGSGKTTISALIPRFYDITGGAITIDGYDIRDLTQQSLRKQIGTVQQDVFLFTGTIRENIEYGKLGASFEDIKAAAEQANLLEFIENLPDGFETEIGERGLKLSGGQKQRLAIARMFLKNPPILILDEATSALDTATERIIQQSLNDLAKNRTTLIIAHRLATIRDADYIFVVTPDGIEEQGTYEELVAKGGIFAGLHHA from the coding sequence ATGCTAGCAAGATTTTTTACGTATTATAAGCCGCATAAGCGATTGTTCATCATCGACTTTTCGTGTGCGGTATTTGTGGCCGTTTTGGAATTACTGTTCCCGATGGCTGTGCAGTGGTTTATCGATGATCTGCTCCCGACAAACGATTGGGGCATGATTACAAAAATCAGTGCGCTTCTTTTACTGACGTATATTTTAAGTACGGCAATGAACTTCGTCGTGAACTATTTGGGGCATAAGCTCGGGGTCAATATCGAAACCGATATGCGCCAGCAGCTGTTCAATCATGTACAGCGCCAGCCTTATACATTTTTCGATAATATGAAAACAGGTCATTTAATGAGTCGTATTACGAATGACTTGTTCGATATCGGGGAGTTTGCGCACCATGGTCCGGAAGATTTGTTCATCGCAATGATGACCTTTATCGGGGCGTTTACGATTATGTTCAATATTAACGCGACACTTGCGACAATTATTCTGATATTCGTTCCATTTTTAATTGCGGTCATGTATTGGAGCAATAGACGGATGAAAAAAGGCTGGAGCGTTATGTACAGTGAAATCGCAAACGTCAATGGCCGTGTGGAAGATAGCTTCTCGGGTATTCGCGTCGTGAAATCATTTACAAATGAAGAATTCGAAACGAACCGCTTCAAAGACCAAAATGCTCTTTTCCGTAAAGCGAAAATCTATGCCTATAAAGTAATGGCCGGTACGCATTCAAGCATTTACTTTTTAACACGTCTATTGACATTGCTCGTGCTTGTTGTTGGCGCGTGGCTTTCATTTAACGACAATCTATCAGCCGGGGAGTTTGCAAGCTTCATTTTATTTACGAATGTATTAATTAGACCAATCGATAAGATCAGTGCATTGCTCGAAATGTATCCAAAAGGAATGGCCGGCTTTAAGCGTTTCTGCGATCTGCTTGACCAGGAGCCGACGATTGTCGACCGTCCAAATGCGATTGATGTTGACCATTTAAACGGCGATATCGAGTTTAAAAACGTCGACTTCAAATATGCGGACAGCAAGCAAGTACTGAACAATCTATCATTTAAAGTGGAAGCAGGAAAAACGGTTGCCTTTGTCGGTCCATCCGGTTCCGGGAAAACGACGATCAGCGCACTCATCCCCCGCTTTTACGATATTACGGGCGGTGCGATTACAATTGACGGGTACGATATCCGTGATTTAACACAGCAGTCACTGCGTAAACAAATCGGGACAGTACAGCAGGATGTATTTTTATTTACAGGTACTATTCGTGAAAATATCGAATATGGTAAATTAGGCGCGAGCTTCGAGGATATTAAAGCAGCAGCCGAGCAGGCAAACTTGCTAGAGTTTATCGAGAATTTACCGGACGGTTTCGAAACGGAAATCGGTGAACGTGGTCTGAAATTATCGGGCGGTCAAAAGCAGCGTCTTGCCATTGCGCGCATGTTCCTGAAAAACCCGCCAATTTTAATATTGGATGAGGCGACATCTGCACTAGATACAGCGACTGAACGAATTATCCAGCAGTCGTTGAATGATTTGGCGAAAAACCGTACGACATTGATTATTGCACACCGTTTAGCGACAATTCGCGATGCGGACTATATTTTTGTTGTCACACCAGATGGTATCGAAGAGCAAGGCACATATGAAGAGCTTGTCGCAAAAGGCGGTATTTTTGCAGGGCTCCATCATGCATAG
- a CDS encoding HNH endonuclease produces MNFYIVMQGRTYDEAKEKQVVWCSILDNSGQTPHSWERMKEVKKGDAIFHCVKGEIVAISTAQEDCGEGVNPFDQSGEVGHQFPAMYEELHFPISVKEHFNEIEPLLPVKYSPFQHNGDGNQGFLYPCNEMLAIKLLELMSDGNIYEENEEQLEFAMGLIAQKERNTLVPVLIETEAEAKVKIRKGQQKFRKQLMPLWDNQCALCGISLPGLLRASHSKPWKDATNDERLDPYNGILLCHNHDALYDQGYIAFDGTGKIHISSEIDQMDYVKYGIHEKMRVARVEENKKYFKWHKREIFRGKE; encoded by the coding sequence ATGAATTTTTATATAGTAATGCAAGGGCGTACATACGATGAGGCGAAGGAAAAGCAGGTCGTATGGTGCTCGATTTTAGATAATAGTGGACAAACACCACATTCTTGGGAGCGGATGAAGGAAGTTAAGAAGGGCGATGCGATTTTTCACTGTGTGAAAGGTGAAATTGTCGCGATCAGTACCGCTCAGGAAGATTGTGGAGAAGGGGTTAATCCTTTTGATCAATCAGGTGAGGTGGGGCATCAATTTCCAGCCATGTATGAGGAGCTTCACTTCCCGATTTCGGTAAAAGAACATTTTAATGAAATCGAGCCGCTGCTCCCAGTTAAATATTCACCATTCCAACATAATGGTGACGGCAACCAGGGCTTTTTATATCCTTGTAATGAAATGCTCGCCATCAAGCTGCTGGAGCTTATGAGTGATGGGAATATTTATGAGGAAAATGAAGAGCAGCTGGAATTTGCGATGGGTCTCATTGCGCAAAAAGAACGCAATACACTTGTGCCTGTATTAATAGAAACAGAAGCCGAAGCAAAGGTGAAAATCCGTAAAGGCCAGCAAAAATTCAGAAAGCAACTGATGCCGTTATGGGATAATCAATGTGCGCTATGCGGCATCTCGTTACCTGGCTTATTACGCGCAAGCCATTCAAAACCATGGAAAGATGCAACAAATGACGAACGACTTGATCCATACAATGGTATTCTACTTTGTCATAATCATGATGCGTTATACGACCAAGGCTATATTGCATTTGATGGAACCGGGAAAATCCATATTTCCTCTGAAATTGATCAGATGGATTACGTGAAGTACGGAATTCACGAAAAAATGCGCGTTGCAAGAGTAGAAGAGAACAAGAAATATTTCAAGTGGCATAAGCGGGAGATATTTAGGGGCAAAGAATAA
- a CDS encoding DEAD/DEAH box helicase yields the protein MEQLVKKLEASLHKGFIDQSKAVSSQFKPKLLSNKAHENVLSTLLQEMKTCKTFTFSVAFITEGGLATIKTMLYDLEKKGIRGRILTSTFLSFNQPKMFKELLKLTNVEVRVTDVKGFHSKGYIFEHDQHYSLIVGSSNLTDSALKANFEWNVYLTSLENGEVINHFKNQFEQQWNSAIPLSVEWIAHYQINYEKPEFNNKVASPPLYVTNPLKESLKIQPNKMQTAALEQLKLLRQSGANRGLIISATGTGKTYLSAFDVRNAAPKRMLFIVHREQILKKAMQDFRNILLGDPQDYGILSGNSKDLNARYLFATVQTISRDPYLQQFAKDHFDYILIDEVHRAGAESYLKIMNYFEPQFLLGMTATPERTDNFNIYELFDYNVAYEIRLQAALEEDMLCPFHYFGVTDYELDGELIDETADLQKLIHRERIDHIIEKISYYGFSGDRVRGLMFCSTKEEARTLSNLLNTRGYKTTALTGDHSQEEREEAIAKLENGELEYILTVDIFNEGIDIPFINQIVMLRQTQSSIIFIQQLGRGLRKHNVKEYVTIIDFIGNYKNNYLIPIALSGDKSMNKDNVRRNTVTTDYIQGVSTINFEEIAKKQIFDAINNANLSTLKMLRESYFEVKNRIGRMPFLYDFIEQQSLDPEVIINYADNYYNFLEKVKENPYSFSEYESKVLTMISKEFLNGKRVHELILLQLLTRDTSVTKEQWIEALQQFDTYIDANTISSVEKIFTLEFHGLNDQKKFGEKPLLTFESHSIRWNEEVARSLQNLDFKDFINDIIQCGLEKHKVYDSKTPLTLYKKYSRRDICRLLNWDKDVSSTIYGYRTRHNTTPLFVTYHKKDELESSTAYGDEFLAPDLFRWYSRNRLNTESKEVQVILNHQDLDNDIHLFIKKDDGEGSDFYYLGETHVVTETARNETMPDGKPVVTMNMVLEQPVQYDIYHYLVEE from the coding sequence ATGGAGCAGTTAGTTAAAAAACTTGAAGCTTCTTTACATAAAGGTTTTATCGATCAATCAAAGGCCGTCTCCTCACAGTTTAAACCGAAATTATTATCCAATAAAGCACATGAAAATGTCCTTTCGACACTTTTACAAGAAATGAAAACATGTAAAACGTTTACCTTTTCTGTAGCATTCATTACGGAAGGTGGATTAGCTACAATTAAAACGATGCTGTATGACCTCGAGAAAAAAGGCATTCGCGGACGCATATTAACGTCTACCTTTTTAAGCTTTAATCAGCCAAAAATGTTTAAAGAACTGCTCAAATTAACGAATGTAGAAGTTCGTGTTACCGATGTGAAAGGCTTTCACTCAAAAGGCTATATTTTCGAGCATGATCAACATTATTCATTAATTGTGGGAAGTTCTAATTTAACGGATAGCGCACTAAAAGCAAACTTTGAATGGAATGTTTATTTAACTTCCCTAGAAAATGGCGAGGTGATCAATCATTTTAAAAATCAGTTTGAACAGCAATGGAATAGTGCGATTCCGTTAAGTGTTGAGTGGATTGCTCACTATCAAATTAATTATGAGAAGCCAGAATTCAATAATAAAGTTGCCTCTCCACCTTTATATGTAACGAATCCATTAAAAGAGAGTTTAAAAATACAGCCTAATAAAATGCAAACAGCCGCGCTTGAGCAGTTAAAGCTCCTTCGCCAAAGTGGTGCAAACCGCGGTCTTATCATTTCAGCAACTGGAACAGGTAAAACTTATTTATCTGCGTTTGATGTTCGAAATGCTGCACCAAAACGTATGTTATTTATCGTGCACCGTGAACAAATTTTGAAAAAGGCGATGCAAGATTTCCGTAATATTTTACTAGGTGATCCTCAAGACTATGGGATTTTATCAGGAAATTCAAAAGATCTAAATGCACGCTATTTATTTGCAACGGTCCAGACCATTTCACGTGACCCTTATTTGCAACAATTTGCGAAAGATCATTTTGACTATATTTTAATTGATGAAGTTCACCGAGCAGGTGCGGAATCATATTTAAAAATTATGAATTACTTTGAACCTCAATTTTTGTTAGGAATGACGGCGACACCAGAACGTACAGATAACTTCAACATTTATGAACTATTTGATTATAATGTCGCCTATGAAATTCGCCTTCAAGCAGCATTAGAAGAAGACATGCTCTGCCCTTTCCACTATTTCGGTGTGACGGACTATGAGCTTGATGGTGAACTCATCGATGAAACAGCAGATTTACAAAAGCTAATTCATCGTGAACGAATCGATCATATTATCGAAAAAATTTCGTATTACGGATTTTCTGGGGATCGGGTTCGTGGGTTAATGTTTTGCAGTACGAAGGAAGAAGCTCGTACCCTATCCAACCTACTCAATACGCGTGGCTATAAAACGACTGCATTGACTGGAGATCACTCTCAAGAAGAACGTGAAGAAGCAATTGCTAAATTAGAAAATGGTGAGCTCGAATATATTTTGACGGTAGATATTTTTAACGAAGGTATTGATATTCCCTTCATTAACCAAATTGTTATGCTGCGCCAAACACAATCTAGTATCATCTTTATTCAACAGCTAGGTCGAGGGTTACGGAAACATAATGTAAAAGAATATGTGACGATTATCGATTTTATAGGCAACTATAAAAATAACTATTTAATTCCGATCGCCCTATCTGGTGATAAGTCGATGAACAAGGATAATGTTCGCCGAAACACGGTAACTACAGATTACATCCAAGGGGTTTCAACGATTAACTTTGAAGAGATTGCGAAAAAGCAAATTTTTGATGCGATAAATAACGCGAATTTATCGACATTAAAAATGTTAAGAGAATCTTATTTTGAAGTGAAAAATCGAATTGGTCGTATGCCATTTTTATACGATTTTATAGAACAGCAATCTTTAGATCCGGAAGTCATTATTAATTATGCTGACAACTACTATAATTTTTTAGAAAAAGTGAAGGAAAACCCTTATTCCTTTTCTGAATATGAAAGTAAAGTGTTAACAATGATTTCAAAAGAGTTTTTAAATGGGAAACGAGTCCATGAGTTAATTCTTTTACAACTTTTAACTCGTGATACGTCTGTTACGAAAGAGCAATGGATAGAAGCGCTTCAACAATTTGATACTTATATTGATGCAAATACTATTTCATCTGTTGAAAAAATCTTCACCTTAGAATTTCATGGGCTAAATGATCAAAAGAAGTTTGGTGAAAAACCATTACTTACTTTTGAATCCCATAGCATTCGCTGGAATGAGGAGGTTGCAAGGAGCCTTCAAAATTTAGATTTTAAAGATTTCATTAATGACATTATTCAATGCGGTTTAGAAAAGCATAAAGTATATGATTCTAAAACACCTTTAACACTTTATAAAAAATATTCACGTCGAGATATTTGCCGATTATTAAATTGGGATAAAGATGTGTCATCCACTATTTACGGGTATCGTACACGCCATAACACTACTCCCCTTTTCGTCACTTATCATAAAAAGGATGAACTTGAATCAAGTACAGCATATGGTGACGAATTTTTAGCACCCGATTTATTTAGATGGTATTCAAGGAATCGGTTAAACACGGAATCTAAAGAAGTACAAGTCATTTTAAATCACCAAGACTTGGATAATGATATTCATTTATTCATTAAAAAAGATGATGGCGAAGGGTCGGACTTTTACTATTTAGGGGAAACTCATGTTGTAACAGAAACCGCTAGAAATGAAACAATGCCTGATGGAAAACCTGTTGTGACAATGAATATGGTACTTGAGCAACCTGTCCAATACGACATCTACCACTATTTAGTAGAGGAATAA
- a CDS encoding (deoxy)nucleoside triphosphate pyrophosphohydrolase: MKKQVHVVGAIIENDKQEIYCAQRSPQMSLPNYWEFPGGKIEKDETPQQALKREILEEFTCEIAVGDKVEDTTYDYGTFIVRLETYMAKIVNGTPVAMEHSNTKWVKRASLNELDFAPADIPAVEKLLK, encoded by the coding sequence ATGAAAAAACAAGTACACGTAGTTGGAGCTATTATCGAAAACGATAAACAGGAAATTTACTGTGCACAACGTAGCCCTCAAATGTCGTTACCAAACTATTGGGAATTCCCAGGTGGAAAGATCGAGAAAGATGAAACACCACAGCAAGCGTTAAAACGCGAGATTTTAGAAGAGTTTACTTGTGAAATAGCTGTAGGCGATAAAGTTGAGGACACTACTTATGATTATGGTACGTTCATCGTTCGCCTTGAAACATATATGGCGAAAATTGTGAATGGGACACCTGTTGCCATGGAGCATTCTAATACGAAATGGGTAAAACGGGCGTCGCTTAACGAACTAGATTTTGCACCAGCAGATATTCCAGCAGTCGAAAAATTATTAAAATAA
- a CDS encoding IclR family transcriptional regulator, protein MKNNGEVNSVKNALKILKAFKINNHQKGVLDLADELGISKSSVHRLLKTLESEGFVTKAKNNAKYELGMSLIELNSIYLKHLDIYDVTLESMMKIITLTGETSHLAILKNDAIVYLNKLSNQQTMEVESHIGHSNYLHCTASGRVLLAYSSTTTIKRILEQPLERFTPRTIVDAKLLQKELQNTKEKGYAVVRGEYRANMTSIAVPIKNLQSKVIAALNIVAPTNRLTDEKINYYVRLLREESAKITKKIGYLSFQ, encoded by the coding sequence ATGAAGAATAATGGCGAAGTTAATTCCGTTAAAAACGCATTGAAAATTTTGAAGGCTTTTAAAATAAACAATCATCAAAAAGGTGTATTAGATCTTGCAGATGAGTTGGGGATTAGTAAAAGCAGTGTACATAGATTGTTGAAAACATTGGAATCAGAAGGCTTTGTGACAAAAGCTAAGAACAATGCCAAATACGAATTAGGCATGTCATTAATTGAATTGAACTCCATTTATTTAAAACATTTGGATATTTACGATGTGACGTTAGAAAGTATGATGAAAATCATCACATTAACCGGAGAAACTTCTCATTTAGCCATTTTAAAAAATGATGCCATCGTTTACCTTAATAAATTGTCAAACCAGCAAACGATGGAAGTAGAATCACATATAGGACATTCAAATTATTTGCACTGTACTGCAAGCGGCCGCGTATTATTGGCGTATAGTAGCACTACTACGATTAAACGAATTCTTGAACAACCTTTGGAACGGTTCACTCCCCGCACAATAGTAGATGCAAAACTGTTGCAAAAAGAGTTACAAAACACAAAAGAAAAAGGATATGCAGTTGTAAGAGGTGAGTACCGCGCGAATATGACATCCATTGCCGTACCAATAAAAAATCTGCAAAGTAAAGTTATTGCAGCACTAAATATAGTTGCCCCTACCAATCGGTTAACAGATGAAAAAATAAATTATTATGTAAGATTACTCCGTGAAGAATCTGCCAAAATTACGAAGAAGATTGGGTATTTGTCGTTTCAGTGA
- a CDS encoding catechol 2,3-dioxygenase translates to MNNYVEPIFDVAQIAHVEVLSNTPEESIKFYTEMLGMAVVDVIGKQTFLRAYEENYKYSLIITESDYSGLGHVAWRTTSPQALERRVKAIEASGYGIGWQNENYGHGPSYAFTTPDGHNMEVFWEVEYFDCPEENKSKLLSRFSKRPNRGVPVRRLDHINLFSSNPKADTEFLIEVLGFKLREQIVDGEFVVGSWISASNLVHEIAFMAEPTGAKGKLHHICYWYGIPQNLYEVGDLLKDHGYFIEIPPNKHGVSQAFCMYAYEPSGLRVELFGDAGYLIFDPDWKPITWQMADVPGNGDTWVGAAFPDSFWTYGVGKIAEKVTNE, encoded by the coding sequence ATGAATAATTATGTAGAGCCAATCTTTGATGTAGCACAAATCGCACATGTTGAGGTACTTTCTAACACGCCTGAGGAATCGATTAAATTTTACACAGAAATGTTAGGTATGGCTGTTGTAGATGTTATTGGTAAACAAACATTTTTACGTGCTTATGAAGAAAATTATAAATACTCCTTAATTATTACTGAATCTGATTATTCAGGTTTGGGACATGTAGCATGGCGCACAACATCTCCGCAAGCTTTAGAGCGTCGGGTCAAAGCAATTGAAGCAAGTGGATATGGTATTGGTTGGCAAAACGAAAATTATGGACATGGCCCTTCTTATGCATTCACAACTCCTGATGGTCATAACATGGAAGTTTTTTGGGAGGTAGAGTACTTTGATTGTCCTGAAGAGAACAAGTCTAAGTTACTATCACGATTTAGTAAGCGTCCAAATCGTGGTGTCCCAGTGCGTCGACTAGACCATATTAATTTATTCTCATCAAATCCTAAAGCTGATACAGAATTTTTAATTGAAGTATTAGGCTTTAAACTTCGCGAACAAATTGTTGATGGAGAGTTTGTCGTAGGATCATGGATTAGTGCTTCTAACCTTGTTCATGAAATCGCTTTCATGGCCGAGCCTACAGGGGCAAAAGGAAAATTACATCATATTTGCTATTGGTATGGTATACCTCAAAACTTATACGAAGTTGGCGATTTGTTGAAAGACCACGGTTACTTTATTGAGATTCCACCGAATAAGCATGGGGTTAGCCAAGCATTTTGTATGTATGCCTATGAACCAAGCGGATTGCGAGTTGAATTGTTTGGAGATGCAGGATACTTAATCTTTGACCCGGATTGGAAACCGATCACTTGGCAAATGGCTGATGTTCCAGGTAACGGAGATACTTGGGTAGGGGCAGCCTTCCCTGACTCGTTCTGGACATATGGTGTAGGGAAAATAGCTGAAAAAGTTACAAACGAATAG
- a CDS encoding acetaldehyde dehydrogenase (acetylating) has product MTKVPVAILGSGNIGTDLMMKILKADGHLDLVLVAGIDPASDGLKRAKEAGIATTAKGIHGIIEHGSAQIVFDATSAYSHIEHAKILKENGIVAIDLTPAAIGPYVIPSINIEEHINEMNINMVSCSGQATTPLVYAVSQIAEVLYSEIIATISSPSIGLGTRQNLDEFTITTANAAKLVGGAQSARAMPVINAAEPPILMNNTVYAVLEDDIDPVQLQKSVEDVVQKVKQYVPGYRLKGQPIVDERETPWGNRKVVIIMNEVEGAGDYFPKYAGNLDIMTAAALQVGEKIAENMLKGAALK; this is encoded by the coding sequence ATGACTAAAGTTCCAGTAGCAATTTTAGGAAGCGGCAACATCGGCACAGACTTGATGATGAAAATCTTAAAAGCTGATGGACATTTAGATTTAGTTCTGGTGGCAGGTATTGATCCTGCCTCAGACGGTCTAAAGCGTGCCAAAGAAGCGGGAATAGCAACAACTGCAAAGGGGATCCACGGGATTATCGAACACGGTTCCGCACAAATTGTTTTTGATGCCACGAGTGCGTATTCGCATATTGAACATGCTAAAATCCTTAAAGAAAATGGCATTGTGGCGATTGATTTAACGCCTGCAGCAATCGGGCCGTATGTAATTCCAAGTATTAATATAGAAGAACATATTAATGAAATGAATATTAATATGGTGTCCTGCAGCGGGCAGGCTACAACGCCGCTTGTTTATGCAGTAAGCCAAATTGCAGAAGTGCTCTACAGCGAAATTATCGCTACGATTTCAAGCCCGTCCATCGGTTTAGGAACACGCCAGAACTTGGATGAATTTACAATAACAACTGCCAATGCAGCCAAATTAGTTGGTGGTGCACAATCAGCACGCGCTATGCCGGTCATCAATGCAGCGGAGCCGCCTATTTTAATGAATAACACCGTTTATGCGGTACTAGAAGATGATATTGATCCAGTTCAATTACAGAAATCTGTAGAAGATGTCGTGCAAAAGGTGAAGCAATATGTACCAGGTTACCGATTGAAAGGGCAACCGATTGTCGATGAACGCGAAACACCTTGGGGCAACCGTAAAGTGGTCATTATTATGAATGAGGTGGAAGGCGCGGGTGATTATTTCCCGAAATATGCCGGTAATCTCGATATTATGACTGCTGCGGCTTTACAAGTTGGAGAAAAGATTGCAGAAAATATGCTGAAGGGAGCTGCTTTAAAGTGA
- the dmpG gene encoding 4-hydroxy-2-oxovalerate aldolase — MTNILIGDTTLRDGSHAVSHSFTPQFVEQIVTELAAANIPLIEVSHGAGLQGSTIQQGFSKYDEMKLIEAAVKVKGQSKIASLFVPGIGTRPAIVEAANIGIDALRIAVHCTEANISQQYFEEAKKQNLDAYGFLMMSHSTTPQRLAEEAKKMEEYGADGVYIVDSAGALVPKTVIERIDALKETLSIQVGFHGHNNLGLAVGNSLTAIEHGATLIDGTLRGLGAGAGNAPLEVLIAAMVKSNIETPIVLSTLMNAAEELVAPEMHYLPFIDRENLSSGYAGVYNSFLLHVRKAAEKFQVDAVSIIEELGKRNAVAGQEDWIIDVAMELSSKKVEV; from the coding sequence GTGACCAATATTCTAATCGGGGACACTACATTGCGTGACGGTTCACATGCTGTCAGCCATTCTTTTACTCCACAATTTGTTGAACAGATTGTTACCGAATTAGCGGCAGCAAATATTCCTTTAATCGAAGTAAGCCACGGTGCGGGACTTCAAGGCTCTACGATTCAGCAAGGCTTTTCTAAATACGACGAGATGAAGCTGATTGAGGCAGCTGTAAAAGTAAAAGGTCAATCTAAAATTGCTTCCTTGTTTGTTCCTGGTATTGGAACACGTCCTGCTATTGTAGAAGCAGCCAATATTGGAATTGATGCACTCCGCATCGCAGTTCACTGTACAGAGGCAAATATATCACAACAATACTTTGAAGAAGCGAAAAAGCAAAATCTGGATGCTTACGGATTTTTAATGATGAGCCACAGTACAACACCGCAGCGTTTAGCAGAAGAAGCGAAGAAAATGGAAGAGTACGGTGCAGATGGTGTATATATCGTCGATTCTGCTGGTGCATTAGTGCCAAAAACGGTCATTGAGCGGATCGATGCTTTAAAAGAGACATTGTCGATTCAAGTAGGGTTCCATGGTCACAATAATTTAGGGTTGGCGGTTGGAAATTCGTTAACAGCAATTGAACACGGGGCGACATTAATTGATGGGACACTTCGCGGATTAGGTGCCGGTGCGGGGAATGCGCCATTGGAAGTCCTTATTGCAGCAATGGTGAAGTCGAATATCGAAACACCAATCGTCCTTTCAACATTGATGAATGCTGCGGAAGAATTAGTGGCACCAGAAATGCATTACTTGCCATTTATAGACCGTGAAAATTTATCATCAGGGTATGCCGGTGTGTACAATAGTTTCCTATTACACGTAAGAAAAGCTGCAGAAAAATTCCAAGTCGATGCGGTAAGTATTATCGAAGAACTTGGGAAACGAAATGCCGTTGCAGGACAGGAAGACTGGATCATCGATGTGGCAATGGAACTATCTTCAAAGAAAGTTGAGGTTTGA